Proteins encoded within one genomic window of Rhododendron vialii isolate Sample 1 chromosome 1a, ASM3025357v1:
- the LOC131315949 gene encoding thylakoid lumenal 16.5 kDa protein, chloroplastic, whose translation MATVFLSTAKTFLYSLSSSSSVTRPPQTQGQKPNARPQLPLCKATVSDSAPKYKPQVLTKRNLSLSLTTTLLFSIAGQGYYSASNAAILEADDDVELLERVKKDRQKRIERQGVISSSNKEKAYLQDLVYKLSKVGQAIENNDLSAAISVLGQNTDADWVQKANLAFSKLSSSPEEKTEVETFNSSLASLISSVIRKDVDASKIAFVSSATAFEKWTALTGLVGQLKGL comes from the exons atggcaacAGTTTTCCTCTCAACTGCAAAAACGTTcctctactctctctcctcatcaTCTTCTGTGACAAGACCACCTCAAACTCAAGGCCAGAAACCCAATGCAAGGCCACAGTTGCCTCTGTGCAAGGCAACAGTGAGTGATTCAGCACCTAAGTATAAGCCCCAAGTTCTCACAAAAAGgaacctttctctctctctcaccaccaCTCTCCTATTCTCCATAGCTGGACAGGGTTACTACTCTGCTTCCAATGCAGCGATACTCGAAGCCGACGATGACGTAGAGCTTCTGGAAAGGGTGAAGAAGGACAGACAAAAGAGGATTGAAAGACAAGGGGTCATCAGCTCATCCAACAAAGAGAAAG CATATCTGCAAGATCTTGTGTACAAGCTGAGCAAAGTAGGCCAAGCGATCGAAAACAATGATCTCTCTGCTGCAATTTCTGTTCTCGGTCAAAACACTGACGCAGATTGGGTTCAGAAAGCCAATTTAGCATTTTCCAAG TTGAGCTCCAGCCCTGAGGAGAAGACTGAGGTGGAAACATTCAACTCCTCACTGGCTTCTTTGATTTCATCAG TGATCCGGAAGGATGTCGACGCCTCTAAAATAGCTTTTGTTTCATCTGCAACTGCATTCGAGAAATGGACTGCCTTGACAGGGCTCGTTGGGCAGCTGAAAGGGCTCTGA
- the LOC131315959 gene encoding methyl-CpG-binding domain-containing protein 10-like isoform X2, which produces MPKKAGTPKKNEIIFTAPTGEEITNRRQLEQYLKSHPSEPAIAEFDWGSGETPRRSARISEKVKVTSPPESEQHPKKRRTSVTKKEKKEGAEEIVVVKEKEATEKDSAAEETGKDIGKENQEQKKAETQATDGKVGEKGEIEMADAEECKEEGEAETEKSKEKVATDTEVMQNDKGKAEDTEVQGKEEQTAMEQDKLDTVTAEEKKYAVEGDEKGNEKSSVGTEGETNGKEAMGVKNEEQSKVIDGETKKVEGEVTENGGSACDSKP; this is translated from the coding sequence ATGCCCAAGAAAGCAGGCACCCCTAAGAAAAATGAGATCATTTTTACTGCTCCAACTGGAGAGGAGATCACTAACCGGCGACAGCTGGAACAATACCTGAAATCGCACCCTAGTGAGCCAGCAATAGCTGAGTTTGACTGGGGATCTGGTGAAACTCCAAGGAGATCGGCTCGGATAAGTGAGAAAGTCAAGGTCACTTCCCCGCCAGAAAGTGAGCAGCATCCAAAGAAGCGTAGGACTTCAGTTAcaaagaaggagaaaaaggagggGGCTGAAGAAATTGTGGTGGTTAAAGAAAAAGAGGCAACTGAGAAGGATAGTGCAGCTGAAGAAACAGGTAAGGATATCGGAAAAGAAAACCAAGAACAGAAAAAAGCAGAAACACAGGCCACAGATGGGAAAGtaggagaaaaaggagagatTGAGATGGCTGATGCTGAAGAGTGCAAGGAGGAGGGAGAAGCAGAAACAGAAAAGTCCAAAGAAAAAGTAGCTACTGATACTGAAGTAATGCAAAATGACAAAGGGAAAGCGGAGGACACCGAAGTTCAAGGAAAAGAGGAGCAAACAGCTATGGAGCAGGACAAGCTGGATACAGTCACGGCTGAGGAAAAGAAGTATGCAGTGGAAGGTGACGAGAAAGGGAACGAGAAAAGTAGTGTTGGAACTGAGGGTGAAACTAATGGGAAAGAAGCAATGGGCGTGAAAAATGAGGAACAAAGTAAGGTAATTGACGGTGAGACAAAAAAGGTAGAGGGAGAAGTGACCGAGAACGGCGGCAGCGCTTGTGACTCCAAGCCATGA